A region from the Rosa rugosa chromosome 6, drRosRugo1.1, whole genome shotgun sequence genome encodes:
- the LOC133715250 gene encoding CBL-interacting serine/threonine-protein kinase 9 isoform X1 — translation MSTAKSPRMRTRVGKYELGKTLGEGTFAKVKFAKNTETGQCVAIKILDREQVLKHKMVEHIKREISTMKLIKHPNVTQMFEVMASKTKIYIVLEFVDGGELFDEIAKNGRLKEDDARRYFQQLINAVDYCHSRGVYHRDLKPENLLLDSYGVLKISDFGLSTFEQQVREDGLLHTACGTPNYVAPEVLNNKGYEGTSSDVWSCGVILFVLMGGYLPFDEPNLIALYRKICKAEFSCPSWFSSSAKKLIHRILDPNPATRMTIPEILENEWFKKDYKPAQFQEEDNVNLDDVDAVFNKSKENLVTERKEKPTSMNAFELISRSQSFNLENLFEKQMGHVKRETRFTSQRPANEIMSKIEATAKPLGFNVHKKNYKMKLQGDKHGRKGHLSVATEVFEVAPSVHMVELRKTGGDTLEFHKFYKNFSSGLKDIVWKSEETTTEESRS, via the exons ATGAGTACAGCAAAGTCGCCGAGGATGAGGACCCGGGTCGGGAAGTACGAGCTGGGCAAGACTCTCGGGGAGGGCACCTTTGCCAAGGTCAAGTTCGCCAAGAACACCGAAACCGGGCAGTGCGTCGCCATCAAAATCCTTGATCGTGAGCAAGTACTCAAGCACAAGATGGTTGAACAT ATAAAAAGAGAGATATCGACAATGAAGCTGATCAAGCACCCGAATGTCACGCAAATGTTTGAG GTTATGGCAAGCAAAACTAAGATCTACATTGTTCTCGAGTTTGTTGATGGGGGTGAGCTCTTTGACGAAATA GCCAAAAATGGGAGACTGAAAGAGGACGATGCCAGGAGATACTTCCAGCAGCTCATTAATGCCGTGGATTACTGTCATAGTCGAGGCGTGTACCATAGGGATTTAAAG CCAGAAAATCTTCTCTTAGATTCATACGGTGTCCTTAAAATATCAGATTTTGGATTGAGTACATTTGAACAACAAGTGCGG GAAGATGGGCTGCTTCATACTGCCTGTGGGACTCCAAATTATGTTGCTCCTGAG GTTCTCAATAATAAAGGATACGAGGGTACATCATCTGATGTTTGGTCTTGCGGGGTGATCCTCTTTGTACTTATGGGTGGTTACCTGCCTTTTGATGAACCAAATCTCATAGCTCTGTACCGAAAA ATATGCAAAGCTGAATTTTCATGTCCATCATGGTTTTCATCCAGTGCAAAGAAACTGATACACCGTATACTTGATCCAAACCCTGCTACG AGGATGACAATTCCCGAGATATTAGAAAATGAATGGTTTAAGAAAGATTACAAGCCAGCACAGTTTCAAGAAGAAGACAATGTAAATCTTGATGATGTGGATGCTGTTTTCAACAAATCAAAG GAAAATCTTGTAACAGAGAGGAAAGAGAAACCTACATCAATGAATGCTTTTGAGCTTATTTCGAGGTCACAGAGTTTCAATCTAGAAAATTTATTTGAGAAGCAGATG GGTCATGTGAAACGAGAAACCCGTTTCACTTCTCAACGCCCTGCAAATGAAATCATGAGTAAGATTGAGGCGACTGCAAAGCCTTTGGGCTTTAATGTTCACAAGAAAAACTACAAG ATGAAGTTGCAAGGTGATAAGCATGGAAGGAAGGGTCACCTCTCTGTAGCCACTGAG GTGTTCGAGGTGGCTCCCTCCGTGCACATGGTAGAACTCAGGAAAACTGGTGGTGACACACTAGAGTTTCACAAG TTCTATAAAAATTTCTCATCGGGGTTGAAAGACATAGTGTGGAAATCTGAAGAAACTACTACTGAAGAATCAAG GTCATAA
- the LOC133717139 gene encoding probable protein S-acyltransferase 12 isoform X2 — protein MLRPQSHRLLHDLIGRSHRCCFLLRRRRADVGTRAANRWPPLFLGHLHYRCLPFSVFRDPGSVPENWKPRTQEEILEAGSSLTSTEITAPEVFNSTQSTDGQERRPEVGYCSRCQNAKPPRCHHCSVCQRCVLKMDHHCVWVVNCVGATNYKSFLLFLLYTFLETTMDTLVLLPNFINFFSEAKSHSTSPGNLAVVFVTFVLNLAFSLSLLCFVVMHISLLSSNTTSVEVHEKRRATRWKYDLGRMKNFEQVFGTKKALWFFPLLSKEDLDNIPALRGLEFPTVSDSEA, from the exons ATGCTCCGGCCTCAAAGTCATCGGCTACTTCATGATCTTATTGGTCGCAGCCATCGTTGCTGTTTCCTACTACGCCGTCGTCGTGCTGACGTGGGGACCCGAGCTGCGAACCGGTGGCCTCCACTCTTTCTTGGCCATCTCCATTATCGTTGTCTTCCATTTTCTG TCTTTAGAGACCCTGGTTCTGTTCCGGAAAATTGGAAACCTCGTACACAGGAGGAAATTTTGGAGGCTGGTAGTTCTCTAACTTCGACGGAAATCACAGCACCCGAGGTTTTCAATTCCACGCAGTCTACAGATGGACAAGAAAGAAGACCAGAAGTAGGCTATTGTAGTCGATGCCAAAATGCCAAGCCACCACGATGCCATCATTGCTCTGTGT GTCAAAGATGTGTACTTAAGATGGATCACCATTGTGTTTGGGTGGTGAATTGTGTTGGTGCCACCAACTACAAGTCTTTTCTGCTTTTCTTG CTTTATACATTTTTGGAGACGACAATGGACACCTTAGTTTTGCTGCCGAatttcatcaattttttttctgaAGCCAAGAGTCATTCCACATCTCCTGGCAATCTAGCAGTTGTTTTTGTGACGTTTG TGCTTAATTTGGCCTTCTCATTGAGTCTTCTCTGTTTTGTGGTTATGCACATATCCCTTTTGTCAAGCAATACCACTTCAGTAGAG GTTCATGAGAAGAGAAGAGCAACCAGATGGAAGTATGATTTGGGCAGGATGAAAAACTTTGAGCAG GTTTTTGGCACAAAGAAAGCACTGTGGTTCTTCCCATTGTTGTCAAAGGAGGATTTAGACAACATACCTGCACTTCGGGGCCTGGAATTTCCCACAGTATCAGATAGCGAGGCTTGA
- the LOC133717139 gene encoding probable protein S-acyltransferase 12 isoform X1 — translation MEINLFRLCSGLKVIGYFMILLVAAIVAVSYYAVVVLTWGPELRTGGLHSFLAISIIVVFHFLLIMLLWCYFMVVFRDPGSVPENWKPRTQEEILEAGSSLTSTEITAPEVFNSTQSTDGQERRPEVGYCSRCQNAKPPRCHHCSVCQRCVLKMDHHCVWVVNCVGATNYKSFLLFLLYTFLETTMDTLVLLPNFINFFSEAKSHSTSPGNLAVVFVTFVLNLAFSLSLLCFVVMHISLLSSNTTSVEVHEKRRATRWKYDLGRMKNFEQVFGTKKALWFFPLLSKEDLDNIPALRGLEFPTVSDSEA, via the exons ATGGAGATTAACCTTTTCCGGCTATGCTCCGGCCTCAAAGTCATCGGCTACTTCATGATCTTATTGGTCGCAGCCATCGTTGCTGTTTCCTACTACGCCGTCGTCGTGCTGACGTGGGGACCCGAGCTGCGAACCGGTGGCCTCCACTCTTTCTTGGCCATCTCCATTATCGTTGTCTTCCATTTTCTG CTTATAATGTTGTTGTGGTGTTACTTTATGGTAGTCTTTAGAGACCCTGGTTCTGTTCCGGAAAATTGGAAACCTCGTACACAGGAGGAAATTTTGGAGGCTGGTAGTTCTCTAACTTCGACGGAAATCACAGCACCCGAGGTTTTCAATTCCACGCAGTCTACAGATGGACAAGAAAGAAGACCAGAAGTAGGCTATTGTAGTCGATGCCAAAATGCCAAGCCACCACGATGCCATCATTGCTCTGTGT GTCAAAGATGTGTACTTAAGATGGATCACCATTGTGTTTGGGTGGTGAATTGTGTTGGTGCCACCAACTACAAGTCTTTTCTGCTTTTCTTG CTTTATACATTTTTGGAGACGACAATGGACACCTTAGTTTTGCTGCCGAatttcatcaattttttttctgaAGCCAAGAGTCATTCCACATCTCCTGGCAATCTAGCAGTTGTTTTTGTGACGTTTG TGCTTAATTTGGCCTTCTCATTGAGTCTTCTCTGTTTTGTGGTTATGCACATATCCCTTTTGTCAAGCAATACCACTTCAGTAGAG GTTCATGAGAAGAGAAGAGCAACCAGATGGAAGTATGATTTGGGCAGGATGAAAAACTTTGAGCAG GTTTTTGGCACAAAGAAAGCACTGTGGTTCTTCCCATTGTTGTCAAAGGAGGATTTAGACAACATACCTGCACTTCGGGGCCTGGAATTTCCCACAGTATCAGATAGCGAGGCTTGA
- the LOC133715249 gene encoding 3-ketoacyl-CoA synthase 1 — MESNSIEMDKERLTAEMDFNKDSSSAVIRIRQRLPDFLQSVKLKYVKLGYGYSCNPATILMFLLIAPLLASVLVQLTGVDITRFVSEVWTNQAVRLESMDAATRLAGSGLVLFFLALYWSKRSTPVYLVNFSCYKPDEERKMSMEDFLKMTEETGEFSPDSYEFQRRISNRSGLGDETYLTPGIMSKPPKLSIEEARLEAETAMVGALDSLFKKTGVKPKDIDILIVNCSLFNPTPSLSAMIVNHYKLKTDIKSFSLGGMGCSAGLISIDLAKDLLKAIPNSYAVVVSTESITLNWYFGNDKSMLLPNCIFRSGGAAILLSNKRKDRARSKYELVHTVRTHKGADERSYRCVYQREDDKGKVGVSLARELMAVAGDALKTNITTLGPLVLPFSEQFFFFVTLIRKKFSKAKVKPYIPDFKLAFEHFCIHAGGRAVLDEIQKNLQLTERHMEPSRMTLHRFGNTSSSSLWYELAYSEAKGRVGRGDRIWQIAFGSGFKCNSAVWRALRPVAEGDALGNPWMDSIDRYPVKVPVEL, encoded by the coding sequence ATGGAGAGTAACAGCATAGAGATGGATAAGGAGAGACTTACTGCGGAGATGGATTTCAACAAGGACTCCTCCTCCGCCGTCATCAGAATCCGGCAGCGGTTGCCGGATTTCCTGCAGTCCGTGAAGCTCAAGTATGTGAAGCTTGGGTATGGCTACTCATGCAACCCAGCTACCATTCTCATGTTCCTTCTCATCGCGCCTTTGTTGGCGTCGGTTCTGGTACAGCTGACGGGTGTCGACATAACCCGGTTCGTCTCCGAGGTCTGGACCAACCAGGCCGTCCGGCTGGAAAGCATGGACGCCGCCACGCGACTCGCCGGTTCCGGCCTGGTTCTCTTCTTCTTAGCCCTCTACTGGTCCAAGCGGTCCACACCTGTTTACCTGGTGAACTTCTCCTGCTACAAACCCGACGAGGAAAGAAAAATGTCGATGGAGGATTTTCTCAAGATGACGGAAGAGACCGGCGAGTTCAGCCCTGACTCATACGAGTTTCAGAGACGAATATCGAACCGGTCCGGTTTAGGCGACGAAACATACCTAACCCCAGGGATTATGTCAAAACCACCCAAACTCTCCATAGAAGAAGCCCGTTTGGAGGCCGAGACCGCCATGGTCGGCGCACTCGACTCCCTCTTCAAAAAAACCGGAGTCAAGCCGAAAGACATTGACATCCTCATCGTGAACTGCAGCTTGTTCAACCCAACGCCGTCGCTGTCCGCCATGATCGTCAACCACTACAAGCTCAAAACAGACATCAAGAGCTTCAGCCTCGGCGGAATGGGCTGCAGCGCCGGCCTAATCTCCATCGACCTCGCCAAGGACCTCTTGAAAGCCATCCCCAACTCCTACGCCGTCGTAGTCAGCACCGAGAGCATCACCTTGAACTGGTACTTCGGCAACGACAAGTCGATGCTGCTCCCCAACTGTATTTTCCGGTCCGGCGGCGCCGCGATCCTCCTCTCCAACAAGCGCAAGGACCGCGCCCGGTCCAAGTACGAGCTCGTCCACACCGTCCGGACCCACAAGGGCGCCGACGAGCGGTCCTACCGGTGCGTCTACCAGCGGGAGGACGACAAGGGAAAGGTCGGCGTCTCCCTCGCGCGGGAGCTGATGGCGGTGGCCGGAGACGCGCTGAAGACGAATATAACGACGCTGGGGCCGCTGGTGCTGCCGTTCTCGgagcaattcttcttcttcgtgACGCTGATCAGGAAGAAGTTCTCCAAGGCGAAGGTGAAGCCGTACATACCCGACTTCAAGCTGGCGTTCGAGCACTTCTGCATCCACGCCGGCGGGAGGGCGGTGCTGGATGAGATTCAGAAGAACCTGCAGCTGACGGAGAGGCATATGGAGCCGTCGAGGATGACTCTGCACCGGTTCGGGAACACGTCGAGTAGCTCGCTGTGGTACGAGCTGGCGTACTCGGAAGCGAAGGGGCGGGTCGGGCGGGGAGATCGGATCTGGCAGATCGCGTTCGGGTCGGGTTTCAAGTGCAACAGCGCGGTTTGGCGGGCGCTGAGGCCAGTCGCGGAGGGGGACGCGCTGGGGAACCCGTGGATGGACTCGATAGATAGGTACCCGGTCAAGGTTCCGGTTGAACTATAG
- the LOC133715250 gene encoding CBL-interacting serine/threonine-protein kinase 9 isoform X2 — MSRKCLRLWQAKLRSTLFSSLLMGAKNGRLKEDDARRYFQQLINAVDYCHSRGVYHRDLKPENLLLDSYGVLKISDFGLSTFEQQVREDGLLHTACGTPNYVAPEVLNNKGYEGTSSDVWSCGVILFVLMGGYLPFDEPNLIALYRKICKAEFSCPSWFSSSAKKLIHRILDPNPATRMTIPEILENEWFKKDYKPAQFQEEDNVNLDDVDAVFNKSKENLVTERKEKPTSMNAFELISRSQSFNLENLFEKQMGHVKRETRFTSQRPANEIMSKIEATAKPLGFNVHKKNYKMKLQGDKHGRKGHLSVATEVFEVAPSVHMVELRKTGGDTLEFHKFYKNFSSGLKDIVWKSEETTTEESRS, encoded by the exons ATGTCACGCAAATGTTTGAG GTTATGGCAAGCAAAACTAAGATCTACATTGTTCTCGAGTTTGTTGATGGGG GCCAAAAATGGGAGACTGAAAGAGGACGATGCCAGGAGATACTTCCAGCAGCTCATTAATGCCGTGGATTACTGTCATAGTCGAGGCGTGTACCATAGGGATTTAAAG CCAGAAAATCTTCTCTTAGATTCATACGGTGTCCTTAAAATATCAGATTTTGGATTGAGTACATTTGAACAACAAGTGCGG GAAGATGGGCTGCTTCATACTGCCTGTGGGACTCCAAATTATGTTGCTCCTGAG GTTCTCAATAATAAAGGATACGAGGGTACATCATCTGATGTTTGGTCTTGCGGGGTGATCCTCTTTGTACTTATGGGTGGTTACCTGCCTTTTGATGAACCAAATCTCATAGCTCTGTACCGAAAA ATATGCAAAGCTGAATTTTCATGTCCATCATGGTTTTCATCCAGTGCAAAGAAACTGATACACCGTATACTTGATCCAAACCCTGCTACG AGGATGACAATTCCCGAGATATTAGAAAATGAATGGTTTAAGAAAGATTACAAGCCAGCACAGTTTCAAGAAGAAGACAATGTAAATCTTGATGATGTGGATGCTGTTTTCAACAAATCAAAG GAAAATCTTGTAACAGAGAGGAAAGAGAAACCTACATCAATGAATGCTTTTGAGCTTATTTCGAGGTCACAGAGTTTCAATCTAGAAAATTTATTTGAGAAGCAGATG GGTCATGTGAAACGAGAAACCCGTTTCACTTCTCAACGCCCTGCAAATGAAATCATGAGTAAGATTGAGGCGACTGCAAAGCCTTTGGGCTTTAATGTTCACAAGAAAAACTACAAG ATGAAGTTGCAAGGTGATAAGCATGGAAGGAAGGGTCACCTCTCTGTAGCCACTGAG GTGTTCGAGGTGGCTCCCTCCGTGCACATGGTAGAACTCAGGAAAACTGGTGGTGACACACTAGAGTTTCACAAG TTCTATAAAAATTTCTCATCGGGGTTGAAAGACATAGTGTGGAAATCTGAAGAAACTACTACTGAAGAATCAAG GTCATAA